The stretch of DNA GGTTACAATAGTCGAGATATAGATCAGGCCGGCCCAGCGCTGGCCTCCGGTCGACCGTCTCTACCCAAACGTCATCGAAACTACCGCCGAACAGGCCAGGAGCGCCGCTTGTCGATTACTGAATCGACCGCCAAACGTTACGAACTGCAAGATCCGGACGTCCGGCTCATGCTTGAGGTGCGCGACGACAATGCGGCCGCGTTCGAGGAGTTGATGCTGCGCTATCAAAACCGGCTGATTAACCTGATGCACCATTTGATGGGGCGCCGCGACCAGGCCGAAGACCTGGCCCAGGAGGTTTTTCTGCGGGTCTACCGATCGCGCAAGTCGTACAAGCCGGGCTCGAAGTTTTCGACCTGGCTGTACACGATCGCCAATAACGTCGCCAGCAACGCTCGCCGCAGTATGGCTCGTCGCAAAGAGATCCACATCGACGGCGGCGATGAGGGGGGACTAGGCCCGGCCAATCCGCTCGAACGGATCGCCAAAGCGGCCAGCGGGCAGATGCCGGCGCGGGTGATCGACCGGGCCGAGATGGGCGAAGTCGTCCGCCTGGCGATGGAAACGCTGAACGACCGCCAGCGAATGGCGGTATTGTTGTCGAAATTTGAGGAAATGAGTTACGCCGATATCGCGACCACCATGGGGATGTCGGTTGAAGCGATTAAGTCTCTGCTCTCGCGGGCCCGGGCCAATTTGAAAGTGGCGTTGGAACCGTACCTGGAGCAAGGGGCGCGACCGCCAGCCGAATGAGCGCCAGTCATATGAGTACGCCGAACAACGACAATTTGGTACCTGTCGATGACGCCGAGCAGCAGCTTGTCGCCTATCTCGACGGAGAGTTGACCGACGACGATCGCATCGCCGTCGAAGCTCGCCTGGCCGACGACTTCGACTATCGTCAGCGGCTGCAGCGGCTGGAGCGCGCCTGGGATATGCTCGATACGCTCCCCCGCGTCGAAGCGAGCGAATCGTTCGTGCATACCACGGTCGAAATGATCTCAGTCGCCGCTTCGCAAGAGCTCGAAACGATTCAGGATCAGCAACAATCGCGCAAATGGCGGGTGCTGGCGATTACTTTGGCCGCTTCACTGGTGGCGGCGGTCGCCGGGTTCGGCTGGATCAGCTATTCAGCCAGCAGCGAAAACCAGCAACTGCTGACGGAACTGCCGCTGATCGAAAACATGGACAAGTACCAGAAGGTCGACGAGGTCGAGTTCCTCGAACAGCTTCGCAACGAGGGACTGTTCGTCTCGGAGGTGGATGATGGCGCTTAGGCGATTTGCGCTTTCGACCTGTTTGCTGCTTGCCGGGGCCAGCTTTGCCCAGGGAGAAGACCTTGCCGAACGTCGGCAGCGAATCGAGCAGATGTCGCAGGCCGAAAAGGAAGAGCTAATGGCCAGCCAGCAGCGATGGGAGCGACTGTCGGACGACGGCCGTGAGCATTGCCTGGAGATCCATACGGCCCTGGAGACCCGCGATGACGGCCAGGAGCTGCGCGACGTAATGAACCGTTATTATGAGTGGCTCAAGTCGCTCGATCCGGTCAAGCGGGCCGAAATTGAAAAGCTGCCGATCGACAAACGGGTCGTGGTGATCAAGTCGGAAC from Blastopirellula retiformator encodes:
- a CDS encoding RNA polymerase sigma factor, translated to MSITESTAKRYELQDPDVRLMLEVRDDNAAAFEELMLRYQNRLINLMHHLMGRRDQAEDLAQEVFLRVYRSRKSYKPGSKFSTWLYTIANNVASNARRSMARRKEIHIDGGDEGGLGPANPLERIAKAASGQMPARVIDRAEMGEVVRLAMETLNDRQRMAVLLSKFEEMSYADIATTMGMSVEAIKSLLSRARANLKVALEPYLEQGARPPAE
- a CDS encoding anti-sigma factor family protein; this encodes MSTPNNDNLVPVDDAEQQLVAYLDGELTDDDRIAVEARLADDFDYRQRLQRLERAWDMLDTLPRVEASESFVHTTVEMISVAASQELETIQDQQQSRKWRVLAITLAASLVAAVAGFGWISYSASSENQQLLTELPLIENMDKYQKVDEVEFLEQLRNEGLFVSEVDDGA